CCTCCTTCTGTCATGACGAAAATCAAATCAAAAACTTTTATTGTACCAATTATATCCATCAAAATACACATACTGATGATAGGTTTTAACATAGGAATTGTTACATGAAAGAATTTTTTGAAGCTTGATGCCCCATCAATAGCAGCCGCTTCATATACTTCATTTGGTATAGTAGTAAGTCCAGCCAATAAAATAACCATATAATAACCAATACCAGCCCAGATATTAACGAATATTATTGTATTTATTGCTGTCCCAGGATTAATCAGCCAACTTGTAACTAAGCTGTCAAGCCCAATAGTAGATAATAGATGGTTAAGAGAACCGTTAGGCATGAATATGAAATACCACAATAATCCAACAGCTGTCAAAGGGAATATTGTTGGTACAAAAAATACAGCTTTGAAGAATCTATATCCTCTGAATTTTGCATTTATCGCCACAGCCAATAAAAGGGCTATAGGTGTATGGAATAATACACTGAAGAAAACCATTCTGCCCATATTCTTCAATGACAATATAAATGCTGAACTCTGAAAGACAGATATGTA
The window above is part of the Vallitalea guaymasensis genome. Proteins encoded here:
- a CDS encoding carbohydrate ABC transporter permease; protein product: MRKIKSKKDGTKILMFLIPALVIYILFMVIPMIGAVFFSASEWSGIKGAPIDFVGFKNYISVFQSSAFILSLKNMGRMVFFSVLFHTPIALLLAVAINAKFRGYRFFKAVFFVPTIFPLTAVGLLWYFIFMPNGSLNHLLSTIGLDSLVTSWLINPGTAINTIIFVNIWAGIGYYMVILLAGLTTIPNEVYEAAAIDGASSFKKFFHVTIPMLKPIISMCILMDIIGTIKVFDLIFVMTEGGPNGLTNLPTTLMYYEAFRYDNYGVGSAIGVIILLIALVLTLGSKWIMRKKEA